One window from the genome of Desulfatiglans sp. encodes:
- the rpoB gene encoding DNA-directed RNA polymerase subunit beta: MKEMNGVRRRVRRNFGKIGKTIDIPNLIEVQKHSYERFLQMDVKPEDREDTGLQSPFKSVFPIQDFSNTSSLEFVKYSFEPAKYDETECLSKGMTYEAPLRLTARLLVFDTDSESGTKSIRDIKEQEIYFGTIPMMTRRGTFIINGTERVIVSQLHRSPGVFFDHDKGKTHSSGKLLYSARIIPLRGSWLDFEFDPKDLLHVRIDRRRKFPATTFLKALGYSTRELLLEFYDTEKIYISEEGCFRDINFDNLYRKRLTKDVTAPNSKKIIARIGEKFTKRLHKMLETAGVEKLPINVEDVEGRILIDDLIDQETGEVLVARNQAITAQNIELLLQKGIKEVECLVLDSPNASPTIHDTMLLDKIDNAEEAKLEIYRKMRPSSPPTQEVANNFFNNLFFNITSFDLSTVGRLKLNHRLNFEDVPNDLRTLRKEDIIVIVKELIRLKNTEASVDDIDNLGNRRVRAVGELLENQYRIGLVRMERAIKERMSLQEVETLMPHDLINSKPVSAVVKEFFGTSQLSQFMDQTNPLSEVTHKRRLSALGPGGLTRERAGFEVRDVHPTHYGRICPIETPEGPNIGLIVSLSTFARVNEYGFIETPYRHVENGKVTKEISYLSALDERNYPIAQANAPLNSKGEFVNNEAAVRIEGEAMRAPVEEIRYMDVSPDQLVSVSASLIPFLEHDDANRALMGSNMQRQGVPLLKAKAPLVGTGIEGVVAKDSGVTVVAQHDGIIEDVDSSRIVIRSTANEEKDEEVEIHKLVKYQRSNQNTCYNQRPIIKQGDLVTKGQIIADGPATEMGELALGQNVMVAFMSWGGYNFEDSIIVSERVVKEDIYTSIHIEEFEVVSRDTKLGKEEITKDIPNVGEEALKNLDDSGIIKIGAEVKVGDILVGKITPKGETQLSPEEKLLRAIFGDKAGDVKDTSLRVPPGVEGTVIDAKVFSRRGVDKDKRSQVIEKREIAKLEKDRSDEIEIVEKSVKNRLKELLNGVALKTNLKDKKSGKTLLSTKKEIMPDIIDELPVTAWSGADIKASMDLIDKVEAVIEKFNARVEHVNSILEDRMDKLSMGDELAPGVIKMVKVYIAVKRKLSVGDKMAGRHGNKGVLSRILPVEDMPYFADGTPVDIILNPLGVPSRMNVGQVLEAHLGWASRALGRQIASVLDNEEGIDTLKKTLKNIYSAKEYTQYFKDMTDADLVSSSSLLRDGVHMASPVFDGVEENEIQKCLEKAGLPVTGQSILYDGRTGEAFEQPVTVGIMYILKLHHLVDDKIHARSIGPYSLVTQQPLGGKAQFGGQRLGEMEVWAMEAYGAAYSLQEFLTVKSDDVAGRTRMYERIVKGNNILESGLPESFKVLIKELLSLGLEFQLLEDVNS; encoded by the coding sequence ATGAAAGAGATGAATGGTGTGAGGCGTCGTGTAAGAAGGAATTTCGGTAAAATAGGAAAGACTATTGATATTCCGAATCTTATTGAAGTACAGAAGCACTCATATGAACGTTTTTTACAAATGGATGTTAAACCTGAGGATCGCGAAGATACAGGCCTTCAGAGTCCTTTTAAAAGCGTATTCCCTATTCAGGATTTCAGTAATACATCATCACTGGAATTTGTAAAATACTCTTTCGAACCTGCCAAATATGATGAAACAGAATGCCTCAGCAAGGGGATGACCTATGAAGCCCCTCTGAGGCTGACTGCGCGTTTACTTGTTTTTGATACAGATTCTGAAAGCGGGACTAAAAGTATTAGGGATATCAAAGAGCAGGAGATATATTTTGGGACTATCCCCATGATGACCCGGAGAGGGACATTCATCATTAATGGCACTGAAAGGGTCATAGTAAGCCAGCTTCACAGGTCTCCCGGTGTGTTTTTCGATCATGACAAGGGAAAGACACACAGCAGTGGCAAATTATTATACTCAGCCAGAATCATACCCCTCAGGGGATCATGGCTTGATTTTGAATTTGATCCCAAAGATCTGCTTCATGTCAGGATAGACAGACGCAGAAAATTCCCAGCCACAACATTTCTGAAGGCCCTTGGCTATTCAACACGGGAGCTGCTCCTTGAATTTTATGATACTGAAAAGATATATATCAGTGAGGAGGGCTGTTTCAGAGACATAAATTTTGATAACCTTTACAGAAAAAGGCTTACAAAGGATGTTACTGCGCCCAATTCTAAAAAGATAATTGCCAGAATTGGTGAAAAATTTACCAAACGTCTTCACAAGATGCTTGAGACCGCAGGAGTGGAAAAGCTCCCTATAAATGTTGAAGATGTTGAAGGAAGAATACTTATTGACGACCTGATTGACCAGGAAACAGGTGAGGTGTTGGTTGCGCGTAATCAGGCAATCACCGCTCAGAATATCGAATTACTCTTGCAAAAAGGGATAAAAGAGGTTGAATGCCTTGTGCTTGATTCTCCTAATGCCAGCCCGACTATCCATGACACCATGCTCCTGGATAAAATTGACAATGCTGAAGAGGCAAAGCTTGAAATATACAGGAAAATGAGGCCAAGCAGCCCGCCTACACAGGAGGTTGCAAACAATTTCTTTAATAATCTATTTTTTAATATAACCTCCTTTGATCTTTCCACAGTCGGCAGGCTGAAACTGAATCACAGGTTGAATTTTGAAGATGTGCCTAATGACTTAAGGACACTGAGAAAAGAGGATATCATTGTTATTGTTAAGGAACTCATCAGGCTTAAAAATACAGAAGCATCTGTTGATGACATAGATAACCTGGGTAACAGACGAGTAAGGGCAGTTGGAGAGTTACTGGAAAATCAGTACAGGATTGGTTTAGTCAGGATGGAACGGGCAATAAAGGAGAGGATGAGCCTTCAGGAGGTTGAAACTTTAATGCCCCACGATCTGATAAATTCCAAGCCTGTTTCTGCTGTTGTAAAGGAGTTTTTTGGAACAAGTCAGCTTTCACAGTTTATGGATCAGACAAATCCTCTTTCTGAGGTTACCCATAAAAGGAGACTTAGCGCCCTTGGACCAGGTGGGCTTACACGGGAGAGGGCAGGGTTTGAGGTTCGCGACGTACATCCGACACATTATGGACGTATCTGCCCGATCGAGACACCTGAAGGTCCGAACATAGGCCTGATAGTATCCTTGAGCACATTCGCCAGGGTTAATGAATATGGTTTTATTGAAACACCATACAGGCATGTTGAGAATGGGAAAGTAACAAAGGAAATATCCTATCTCTCGGCCCTTGATGAACGGAATTATCCAATTGCCCAGGCAAATGCCCCTCTAAACAGTAAAGGGGAATTTGTAAACAATGAGGCCGCAGTCAGGATCGAAGGAGAGGCAATGCGCGCTCCTGTTGAGGAAATCAGGTATATGGACGTTTCACCTGACCAGCTTGTTAGTGTCTCTGCCAGTCTTATTCCTTTTCTGGAGCATGACGATGCAAACAGGGCTCTTATGGGTTCCAACATGCAACGTCAGGGTGTGCCACTTTTAAAGGCAAAGGCACCGCTGGTAGGTACCGGCATTGAAGGTGTTGTGGCCAAGGACTCGGGTGTAACGGTTGTTGCCCAGCATGACGGCATAATTGAGGATGTTGATTCATCAAGGATTGTTATCAGATCAACAGCCAATGAAGAAAAGGACGAAGAGGTTGAGATCCATAAACTGGTAAAATACCAGCGATCAAATCAGAACACTTGTTATAACCAGAGGCCTATTATTAAACAGGGTGATCTTGTAACAAAGGGACAGATAATTGCTGACGGCCCGGCTACTGAGATGGGAGAGCTTGCGCTCGGTCAGAATGTTATGGTCGCATTCATGTCCTGGGGCGGTTATAATTTTGAAGACTCAATTATTGTAAGCGAACGTGTTGTCAAGGAAGATATTTACACATCCATTCATATTGAAGAATTTGAGGTGGTTTCACGGGATACAAAGCTCGGCAAGGAAGAAATAACAAAAGATATACCCAATGTCGGTGAAGAGGCCCTTAAAAACCTTGATGATAGCGGTATTATCAAGATTGGAGCAGAGGTAAAAGTCGGAGATATCCTTGTAGGCAAAATTACTCCTAAAGGTGAAACACAGCTTTCGCCAGAAGAAAAACTTCTAAGGGCAATATTCGGTGACAAGGCAGGGGATGTAAAGGATACCTCCTTGAGGGTTCCACCGGGAGTTGAAGGGACTGTTATTGACGCAAAGGTCTTTTCCAGAAGGGGTGTTGACAAGGATAAACGCAGCCAGGTTATTGAAAAGAGGGAGATCGCAAAGCTTGAGAAAGACCGGTCTGATGAGATTGAGATAGTTGAAAAGAGCGTCAAAAACAGGCTGAAAGAGCTTCTTAACGGGGTCGCTCTTAAGACCAATCTGAAGGATAAGAAATCAGGTAAGACTCTTTTAAGCACCAAAAAGGAGATAATGCCTGACATTATAGATGAACTTCCTGTAACTGCATGGTCAGGGGCGGATATAAAGGCCTCAATGGATCTCATAGACAAGGTTGAAGCTGTTATTGAAAAATTCAATGCTAGGGTTGAGCATGTAAACAGCATTCTTGAGGACAGGATGGATAAGCTCAGCATGGGTGATGAGCTCGCCCCTGGTGTTATAAAAATGGTAAAGGTCTATATCGCTGTAAAAAGGAAATTATCTGTGGGCGATAAAATGGCAGGTCGACATGGAAACAAGGGTGTTCTTTCACGCATCCTTCCTGTAGAGGATATGCCCTATTTTGCTGATGGCACCCCTGTTGATATAATCCTGAATCCGCTTGGAGTTCCATCAAGAATGAATGTCGGGCAGGTGCTCGAAGCTCACTTAGGCTGGGCTTCAAGGGCCCTTGGCAGACAGATAGCCAGCGTGCTGGATAATGAAGAAGGAATTGATACTCTTAAAAAGACACTGAAAAACATATACTCTGCAAAAGAATATACCCAGTATTTCAAGGATATGACTGATGCTGATCTTGTCTCCTCTTCAAGCCTTCTGAGAGATGGCGTTCATATGGCCTCACCTGTTTTTGACGGCGTTGAAGAGAATGAGATCCAAAAATGCCTTGAAAAGGCAGGATTGCCTGTAACTGGTCAATCCATCCTTTATGACGGCAGAACCGGTGAGGCATTTGAACAGCCGGTAACAGTAGGTATCATGTATATCCTGAAACTGCATCACCTGGTTGATGATAAGATTCATGCGCGTTCTATCGGACCCTATTCACTTGTTACCCAGCAACCTCTGGGAGGCAAGGCACAGTTTGGTGGTCAGAGGCTTGGTGAGATGGAGGTCTGGGCAATGGAGGCATATGGCGCTGCCTATTCATTGCAGGAGTTTCTTACAGTAAAATCGGATGACGTCGCAGGCCGTACACGCATGTACGAACGGATTGTAAAGGGAAATAATATCCTGGAGTCAGGGTTGCCGGAATCCTTTAAGGTACTTATAAAGGAATTGCTGAGTCTGGGTCTTGAATTCCAGCTTCTTGAAGATGTTAACAGCTGA
- the rplL gene encoding 50S ribosomal protein L7/L12, with protein sequence MANITKNDVVDFIANMTVLELSEFVKELEEKFGVSAAAPVAMVAAAPVEQAAAAVEQTEFNVILTATGDQKIQVIKEVRAITGLGLKEAKALVDGVPAPVKEAIPMDEAEGIKKQLEAAGASVEIK encoded by the coding sequence ATGGCCAATATCACAAAGAATGATGTAGTAGATTTTATAGCAAACATGACAGTGCTTGAGCTTTCTGAATTCGTAAAAGAACTTGAAGAAAAGTTTGGTGTAAGCGCTGCCGCACCTGTGGCGATGGTAGCAGCTGCTCCCGTAGAGCAGGCCGCTGCTGCTGTTGAACAGACAGAGTTTAACGTAATCCTGACAGCAACAGGTGACCAGAAGATACAGGTTATCAAGGAAGTTCGTGCAATCACAGGATTGGGCCTTAAGGAAGCAAAGGCACTTGTTGACGGCGTTCCTGCCCCTGTTAAAGAGGCTATTCCCATGGATGAAGCAGAAGGCATCAAGAAACAGCTTGAAGCTGCCGGTGCCAGCGTAGAAATAAAGTAG
- a CDS encoding 50S ribosomal protein L10, with protein sequence MDKDKKKVFIDEMKERLEKAKATFVVDYQGLDVGSMDKIRNELRKIDAEFYVVKNRLLRIASKGTGSESIADKFVGPCAVAISYSDVVAPAKVLVDMDRELNKLDLKFGQISGKMMDLDGIKRLAKLPGREQLLAQVLSAMQAVPTSFVRVTNGVLVNLMNALKAIETAKAEGKQVPQTN encoded by the coding sequence TTGGATAAGGATAAGAAAAAGGTTTTCATCGATGAGATGAAAGAAAGGCTTGAAAAGGCCAAGGCAACATTTGTTGTCGATTATCAGGGTCTCGACGTAGGATCAATGGACAAGATCAGAAATGAACTCAGAAAGATCGATGCTGAATTTTACGTTGTAAAGAACAGGCTTCTAAGAATTGCAAGCAAGGGTACCGGGTCTGAATCAATCGCTGATAAATTTGTTGGGCCATGCGCCGTAGCCATTAGCTACTCAGACGTTGTTGCACCGGCAAAGGTTCTAGTTGATATGGACAGAGAGCTTAACAAGCTGGATCTGAAGTTCGGACAGATATCCGGTAAAATGATGGATCTGGATGGAATAAAAAGGCTTGCAAAACTCCCGGGCAGGGAACAGCTTCTGGCTCAGGTCCTGTCTGCAATGCAGGCTGTACCAACTTCATTTGTCAGGGTTACAAATGGTGTTCTTGTTAATCTGATGAATGCATTAAAGGCAATCGAAACCGCTAAAGCTGAAGGCAAGCAGGTTCCGCAAACAAATTAA